The genomic interval GGGATGCCAATGGTGGCAAAAATCGATAAAAGCTTTAAGTAACGGACTTTGATACTTTTCTTTGTGTACCAGCAGCCAAAAGCGGCGCTTCATGTCGAGTGGCATCGGGATCATTTTCACGCGACCATCTCGTACAGCATGGTCAGCCGAGAGGCGGGATAAGCAGCCAAGCCCAAGTCCTGCGGAAACCGAATTGATCAACGCTTCGGTAGTGTTGAGCTGAAAGGCTTCATGCCAATGCTCTATGCGTGGCGCGATAACTCGATGGAAAAATTCACGTGAGCCAGAGCCGGCTTCGCGCAAAATCCACTGACTGTTCTCCAGTTCAGTGAGTGAGATTGAGCCATTCAGTTCAAGAGGAAAATCGGGCGGACAAATGACACACATTTCGTCCTCGCTAAACTGGGTCGCATTAAGTTCGGGATGCAGTGTTTTGCCTTCAATCAGGGCGATATCGAGCTCGTAGTCCACCAGCATATCGCAGATCTGCGCCGAGTTAGAAATGAACAGGCTCTGTGCTTGATGCTGGGTGTGGCGGCGAAAATCGCTGAGCAAATAGGGCGCAACTTGATTACCGATGGTGTCGCTAGCGCCAATACGAAGTTGACCTGACAGTGTCATGTCTTGATCAAACAGCGACTCAATCGCGCTGGCTCGGCTCAACAGCTCATCGGCCAATGGCAAGAGCTTTTGCCCTTCTTGATTGAGAATCAAACGGTTATTAACGCGATCAAACAGATGATGACCAATTTGCTTCTCCAACTCGGACAGCGCCATGCTCACTGCCGCTTTGGAAAGAAAGAGACTTTCCGAAGCCGCGGTGAGCGTGTTGTGCTGAGTGATGGTGGTAAACACTTTGAGTTGTTTCAGAGAAATGTGACTTGCCATGCTCTCTCGTTAAATAATATTGAACGTTGGTTCTAAATAATTAGATATCTTCAAACATTAAGCAAGCATAAAATAGCGCCATACAAAGATAGCCTTGTTGAGGTCGTGATGATTCAAAGAACAAAAGCAAAAGTAATGGGCGCTCCAACACCGATGGCAGGTTTGGCGCTTGGTATTGCGAGCTTAGGCTGGAGTTGGGAAAACTTGGCAACATTAAACGGCTATGGACAGTGGATAAGTGCGGCAATCGCCAGCGGTTTGCTGGTTATCTTGGCGATTAAATTTCTATTTCATCGCCACCTATTGCAGCAAGATCTTGCACACCCAGTAGTGGGGAGTGTTGTACCAACATTTGCGATGGGAACGATGGTCGTCTCAAACTCGCTAGGGCACTTTTTCCCTGTTGCGGGAGATGTACTTTGGTTGGTCGCCGTTGTACTGCATATCGTGTTTCTTGTGAGCTTCTTGTACCATCGTGCTCAAAACTTCGAACTTCACCACATGGTACCAAGTTGGTTTGTACCACCGGTCGGTATCATTGTTGCGGATGTTTCTTTCTCGGGTAATCCTGCTTTAGCCCCTATTGCGCACGGTGCACTTGTGTTTGGTATGGTGGCTTACGCGGTGATGTTGCCATTGATGATCTACCGTTTTATGTTTACGCATGAAGTGCCAGATGCCGCCAAACCAACGATGGCAATTATGGCCGCACCAGCGAGCCTTTCATTGGCAGGTTACTTAACCGTGACGGCTCAACCTTCGCCAGTGATTATTGCGTTGCTATTTGGTATTGCCGTACTGATGACGGCGATTATTTACCTCGCGTTTGTTAAGTTGCTTCGTTTGCCTTTTAGCCCTGGCTATGCGGCGTTTACTTTCCCAATGGTGATTGGTGCCACTGCACTGTTTAAAATGGCCAACTGGATGCAACAGGCAGGTTTAAGCGGCCACTATGTTGAACAAGTGAGAATGCTGGCTGGTGTCGAGCTGTTGGTGGCCACGATTGTGGTGGGATATGTCGCGGTGCAATACTTCTACAATTTAGTGGTGTTGCCAAAACGCAGCGTGCTTGGCAAATTTGCCTAGTATCGAATGGTGTCGTAGAGAAAAAACGCCTCGCAGATCATGCGAGGCGTTTTTGCTTAATGGCGAGAAAAACGGTCGTTAGCCCTTGTGATAGAAGCGCGACATCAGTTCCAGTGATTGCTGAATCACATTAACCGGCACTTTGTGGTCTTTAACAATTTTCAATTGGTTGTTGAGCTGTTTTGAGTTTCCTGCCGGGTTAACCACCATCATCATCTCTTGGCCGACGAGTGCATAGTTGTAGTAGCTCCCCGCGATAAACCAATCTCGAGATTTGCTCGCGTCGAACAAGTTGTCTCCAACGCTAAAATCGGCAGTATTCATTTTATTATCAAAAAGCATCGCCATCAGTGTGGGCACCACATCAAAGTGGGTGGTGCGATAATCGTAAGTCTTGGCGGCTTGGCCTGGTGCGTAGAGGTACAAAGGTACGTGAATTTGCGCTTGGCTGTAATTGCCTGAATGCCCCCAATAGTTCATGCGATTATCGTTAAACTCTTCACCATGATCCGAGGTGATAACCACGATGGTGTTCTCCAAATCAATCTTGCTCAGTACTTTGCCGATTAAGCCATCAATGTAGTAGAGCGAATTCTTGTAGCGATTATGGTACAGATCGGCATCAAAATCGTTGTTGAGCAAGATGTGATCTACGCGTTCCCAATACGGTGTGAATTTCGCGCCTTCTGGTTCAGGGAACTCGGTGCCATGGGCAGAGTCGTAGAACAGAAAACCGAAATAGGGTTGGTTACTCGGCTGAGCTTCAAAGGCGATAAAGTCTTCAGTAATGCGCGCGTCGCGTTCAACTTGCGTTGTTCCTGGTGTTTTCAAGCGCAGATCTTTGACGTTTTTAAACACTGTGCGTGACAGTGGAGGGCTGGTTAGCGACGCTGAACCGAAGATTCCCATGCGATATCCGGCGCTTTGCAGGCTATCCATAAACACTGGGGCGGTTTGACTGGCGTAAAAACTGTCCCAATAGGTGGCAGGCAGGCTATAGAACAGGCTAAATATGCCCGCTTGGGTAGAATTGCCGCCACTCATGTGTTGCGAAAAGTTGGCCGTTTTTTGCGCAAATTGGCTAACGTTAGGCATGATTTCAGCCGTGGCGTCACTGTGTCGCCAAGCGTCCACTAAGATAAACAGCACGTTGGGTTGTTTTGTTTGTGTCGGCAAGCTGACGGGCTCAAGTGGGTAGTCCAGTTGACTGCCCTCGACGTTTTTCAACTCAACGCGATTTTGCGCCGCAATCTTTTCATCGACAAAGCCATTTTTGTACATGAAGGAGCGGGCGGTGAGTGGGTAATAAAGCGGCCAGTTATTGGTAAATTGGCTGACCTCATTGTCGTACAACGCATTTTTATACGCATGCACCATTTGGCTGCTCAGCAACATAACAAACCACAATGCGACAAAAGCGAACTTGAGTTTGCTGTTAGCGAGAAGCTTGCTGAGCCATACCGCGATGGCGAGGCCAATGAACATCACCGCAATCTCCGAGATGAAAATTAACCAACTTAGCCAAGAGATATTGAAGACTTCATTTCCGCCATCAAAAAACATGCGGATCAGCAAGCCGTTAATATGAAATTTATAGTGTTGGAAAACCGTGATGTCGATCTTCAGCGCAATCACTAACAGAGCGGCAAGTGTGATGACGATGCCTTTAAACAGCCGAGTTGGCAACAGCGTCAGTGGAAGACTGAGCAGCATGATGGGGAAGCTGAGTAAACCGAGCCAGCCCAACTGGGTAGCAATAAGATAGACGCTCTGTATTCCAGACAGATCTTGAGAGGGATCAGACGAGAGTACAAACGGGTAACAGGCGATGGACAGATAAACCGTGAAGCAAGCAAAAAAAGCAATCAGCCACGCGCTATTGGAGGAGAGTTTTCGCAACATCTTTTTGAATCCCATAGCGAGTTATAAATAAAATTGATAAAAACGAGCAGAAGTATAAAACAGTGTTTTTTAACTTTAAAGACGTGAAGTGTGTCACATTTGGTACGGAAGTGTAAGTTTCTCCTGACAATGCCTTTTGCTGACAAACTGACCAAGAATCGCTACCGATATAACCTTTCTGGAAATCAGTGAGTTAGAACTATGTGGCCACTCAGCGAGCTGTGCTAAGCTAACGCTTAGTGATTGTCTTTCCGGAAGCTAACTCGTGTTTACTGTCTATCACTCCAATCAAGTGGATGTGCTCAAATCTCTGTTGGTGGAACTGATTCGCCTCAATCCTTTGCAAAATCCCTTCGACAAAGAGCAGATCTTGGTACAAAGCCCTGGTATGTCTCAATGGTTGAAAATGGAACTGGCGAAAGAGTTTGGCGTGGCTGCAAACATCGAATTTCCGCTACCCGCGACATTTATCTGGGATATGTTTACCCACGTTTTGGCGGATGTGCCAAAACGCAGTGCTTTCAACAAAGAAGCGATGACGTGGAAGCTGATGCATTTGTTGCCGCAGCAACTTGCACTGGCGGAGTTCTCGCCCTTAGCTCGCTATCTTCAGGACGATGAAGAAGGTGCAAAGCTTTACCAACTGTCGGAAAAAATTGCCGATATTTTTGATGGTTATTTGGTGTATCGCCCTGAATGGATACGTGATTGGGAAGCGGGGAAGGCCGTGGCTGAGATTGGTGATGAGCACCCTTGGCAGCCCATGTTGTGGCAAGCGCTGTATGACCATACCGTCGCGCTTGGGCAATCGCCGTACCATCGCGCCAACTTATACGAACACTTCATTGATAGCTTAGACAACTACACGGGCCAGTTTGAACACTTGCCGCAGCGCTTGTTTGTTTTCGGTATTACCTCATTGCCGCCACGCTACATGGACGCGCTGAAAGCGCTCGGCCAGCATATTGACGTGCATCTGATGTTTACCAACCCTTGTCGATACTATTGGGGTGAAGTGCGCGATCGAAAATTTCTTGCTCGTTTGGCGGCAAAGCAGCGTCAGCACCTTGTGTGGCAACAAGATCATTCGCAGCTTCAGGGACAAAGTGAGCAGCTGAAAGGCAGTATTGAAGACAACCTTGTTGATGAACTGCATACCGAGGTGGTGGGCAACAGTTTGTTGGCTTCCATGGGCAAACTTGGCCGTGACAACATGTACTTGTTGTCTCAGTTGGAATCGCATGAGATTGAAGCGTTTGTCGATATCGACCGAGATTCGCTATTGCATCAACTGCAAGCCGATATCCTCAACTTGGAGGAGCACCAAGATGACGACCATATCGAGAGTAGCCATCATAAACCGCTCATCGAGGCGAATGATCGCTCTTTGAGCCTGCACGTTTGCCACAGCCCAATGCGTGAAGTGGAAGTGCTGCACGATCAATTGCTGGCGATGTTCGATGCCGACCCAACACTCAAACCGCGCGATATTATCGTGATGGTGGCAGACATCAATGCTTACAGCCCAGCGATTCAAGCGGTGTTCGGTAACGCACCAGGTGAGCGATTCATTCCCTATTCCATTTCGGATCGAACCGCCGACCAAGAAAGCCCGATTCTCAATGCGTTTTTGACTTTAGTGAATCTGCCACAAATGCGCTGTTTGGCGTCAGAGCTGTTGGAACTGCTAGAAACCCCCGCGATTTTGCAGAAATTCTCCTTGAGTGAAACGGAGTTCCTGCAAGCAAAACAATGGGTGGAAGCGTCGGGTATCCGTTGGG from Vibrio vulnificus NBRC 15645 = ATCC 27562 carries:
- a CDS encoding DUF3413 domain-containing protein, whose amino-acid sequence is MLRKLSSNSAWLIAFFACFTVYLSIACYPFVLSSDPSQDLSGIQSVYLIATQLGWLGLLSFPIMLLSLPLTLLPTRLFKGIVITLAALLVIALKIDITVFQHYKFHINGLLIRMFFDGGNEVFNISWLSWLIFISEIAVMFIGLAIAVWLSKLLANSKLKFAFVALWFVMLLSSQMVHAYKNALYDNEVSQFTNNWPLYYPLTARSFMYKNGFVDEKIAAQNRVELKNVEGSQLDYPLEPVSLPTQTKQPNVLFILVDAWRHSDATAEIMPNVSQFAQKTANFSQHMSGGNSTQAGIFSLFYSLPATYWDSFYASQTAPVFMDSLQSAGYRMGIFGSASLTSPPLSRTVFKNVKDLRLKTPGTTQVERDARITEDFIAFEAQPSNQPYFGFLFYDSAHGTEFPEPEGAKFTPYWERVDHILLNNDFDADLYHNRYKNSLYYIDGLIGKVLSKIDLENTIVVITSDHGEEFNDNRMNYWGHSGNYSQAQIHVPLYLYAPGQAAKTYDYRTTHFDVVPTLMAMLFDNKMNTADFSVGDNLFDASKSRDWFIAGSYYNYALVGQEMMMVVNPAGNSKQLNNQLKIVKDHKVPVNVIQQSLELMSRFYHKG
- a CDS encoding TDT family transporter; the protein is MIQRTKAKVMGAPTPMAGLALGIASLGWSWENLATLNGYGQWISAAIASGLLVILAIKFLFHRHLLQQDLAHPVVGSVVPTFAMGTMVVSNSLGHFFPVAGDVLWLVAVVLHIVFLVSFLYHRAQNFELHHMVPSWFVPPVGIIVADVSFSGNPALAPIAHGALVFGMVAYAVMLPLMIYRFMFTHEVPDAAKPTMAIMAAPASLSLAGYLTVTAQPSPVIIALLFGIAVLMTAIIYLAFVKLLRLPFSPGYAAFTFPMVIGATALFKMANWMQQAGLSGHYVEQVRMLAGVELLVATIVVGYVAVQYFYNLVVLPKRSVLGKFA
- a CDS encoding LysR substrate-binding domain-containing protein, whose protein sequence is MASHISLKQLKVFTTITQHNTLTAASESLFLSKAAVSMALSELEKQIGHHLFDRVNNRLILNQEGQKLLPLADELLSRASAIESLFDQDMTLSGQLRIGASDTIGNQVAPYLLSDFRRHTQHQAQSLFISNSAQICDMLVDYELDIALIEGKTLHPELNATQFSEDEMCVICPPDFPLELNGSISLTELENSQWILREAGSGSREFFHRVIAPRIEHWHEAFQLNTTEALINSVSAGLGLGCLSRLSADHAVRDGRVKMIPMPLDMKRRFWLLVHKEKYQSPLLKAFIDFCHHWHPER